A section of the Spirosoma pollinicola genome encodes:
- a CDS encoding transposase — MTMYYREYERMEARLRSAKGKRLKRRRSAVVEPVFGSLLNYFGMRRSPGKGKDSAHKRMVMAATAYNLKKWLLAKRWPKVITQVLALQPEGSFFAFMIRVTSRFISSQKSCATVT; from the coding sequence GTGACCATGTATTACCGGGAGTATGAGCGGATGGAAGCTCGCTTGAGGAGTGCGAAAGGGAAGCGGCTGAAACGGCGTCGTAGTGCGGTGGTTGAGCCAGTCTTTGGTAGCTTACTGAATTACTTTGGGATGCGTCGATCTCCAGGCAAAGGAAAAGATAGTGCTCACAAGCGGATGGTGATGGCGGCAACAGCCTACAATCTCAAGAAGTGGCTATTGGCCAAGCGCTGGCCTAAAGTAATTACTCAGGTGTTGGCTTTGCAACCAGAGGGTTCTTTTTTTGCCTTTATGATACGGGTTACTTCAAGGTTTATCTCGTCCCAAAAGAGTTGTGCAACAGTCACATAA
- a CDS encoding response regulator, whose protein sequence is MADDDEDNRFLLKLAFAQHSPRCRLVFAQDGLDLLDALARYETIPELIILDLNMPLLNGFEALKTLRDHPLYRPTPIVILTTSEAEHDRQRAEQLGATEFITQPLNAGLLGQIVTRLRVEWLEGNCC, encoded by the coding sequence ATCGCCGACGATGATGAGGATAATCGGTTCCTGCTGAAGCTGGCTTTCGCTCAGCACAGCCCCCGGTGCCGACTGGTCTTTGCTCAGGATGGGCTGGATCTGCTGGATGCGCTGGCTCGGTATGAGACGATCCCGGAACTAATCATCCTGGATCTAAACATGCCTTTACTCAACGGCTTTGAAGCCCTTAAGACGCTTCGGGATCATCCCCTGTATCGACCAACGCCCATTGTCATACTAACAACGTCGGAAGCAGAACATGACCGCCAGCGGGCTGAGCAACTGGGGGCCACTGAATTCATCACCCAGCCCCTGAATGCCGGGCTACTGGGTCAGATTGTCACCCGGCTGCGGGTCGAGTGGCTGGAGGGCAACTGTTGCTAA
- a CDS encoding helix-turn-helix domain-containing protein, with product MYSVQQVAIILDLKESKIRSFIRQGKLKAGLSGSQHLINKIDLYHFIKRYIDVSDSDCTALISAY from the coding sequence ATGTACTCAGTTCAGCAAGTTGCTATAATACTCGATTTAAAAGAAAGCAAAATTCGGTCTTTTATTCGCCAGGGTAAATTAAAAGCAGGCTTGTCTGGCAGTCAGCACCTGATTAATAAGATTGATCTATATCATTTTATAAAACGGTATATAGACGTTTCAGACTCCGATTGCACAGCGTTAATAAGCGCTTATTAA